GTTGCTCCCACCGAAGCCACTGTTTTACTCCAGGGCGAATCGGGCACCGGTAAAGAGGTCATTGCCCGATTGGTGCATGACTGCTCGGAGCGTGCAGACGGACCGTTTATTCCCGTGAACTGCGGCGCTATCCCGGGCGAGCTCCTAGAAAGCGAATTGTTTGGTCATGAGAAAGGTGCGTTTACCGGTGCGGTTGCTAGCCGCAAAGGTCGTTTCGAATTAGCCGAAGGCGGCACACTGTTCCTTGATGAAATCGGCGACATGCCCTACGAGATGCAGGTCAAACTGCTCCGGGTGCTTCAAGAGCGCACGTTTGAGCGTGTAGGTGGTGGAAAAACCATCAAATGCAACGTGCGGGTTGTGGCAGCAACCCACCAAAATCTTGAGCAGCATGTTGAGGAAGGCAAGTTTCGTATGGACTTGTACTACCGTCTGAACGTATTCCCGCTAGACGTTCCGGCACTGAGAGAGCGGACGGCGGATATCGATGGGCTTGCGCAGCGGTTTATCGATAGTTTTTCAGCGCAAGGGCGCGGCGCTATCCGCTTAGAAGATGACGCGCTTGCACACCTTCGTCTTTATGCGTGGCCGGGCAACGTCCGTGAGCTGGGTAACCTGATCGAGCGACTGATTATTTTGAACACCGACGAGATGGTTTTTGCGGCTGACTTACCAGTCAAATACCAAAGTACTGAGCTCGCAGTTGCCGAAAGGCCTGAGAATCTCGAACCGCTACATGATCAATGGCTGGATAATGAGCCTGAGGATCTAACGGCTTTATTCGCGCCACCTCCGACAGTCCCTGTCGCACCTCCAACACCCGTGCATATTGAAGAGCCGATAAACTTGAAGGAGCACATGGCCGATACCGAGCGATCGCTCATTATTTCTGCTCTTGAACAGACAGGCTGGGTGAATGCTCACGCCGCCAAGCTTCTCACCCTACAGCGCACAACGCTCGTTGAGAAAATGCGCAAGTACAATATCAAGCAAGAATCGGATTCGTCAGAATTTCGTCGCGCCGCTAGCGAATAGCCGCTAAGCGTCTGTAATTTATAATAAAAAATCTATTGGCACATCGTTAGCTAACTAGTCTGTTGACAGAAATACGCGTCAAATTTGGCGCCTTGAAACAACAGGTTTAAGCATGAGTGATGTAGCGATTAATCAAGTTCTTGCCCAAATGCGCAGCATGCAGACGCTAGCGCAGGGCCAGAGCATTGGCTCAGAGTTGCGCGCGACTGAAGCGGTGTCCAGCTCCCAGTTCTCAAATCTCATGACCCAGTCGATAGCGGATGTAAACACCTCCATGCAAGAGTCAAAGGCTGTAACAGCGGCGTTTGAAAGCGGTGATCCATCTGTTTCGCTTGCTGAGGTAATGATTACGGCTCAAAAGGCCAGTCTTCAATTCACAGGAATGACGGAGGTGCGCAACAAATTGTTAACGGCGTACCAAGAAGTCATGAACATGCCGGTATAAGGAATAAGTTCGTATGGCGGATAACCCCGTTTTAGATCGTTTAAGTGGTTTCGCAGCTCAACCGGCGACGAGACAGTTGTCCCTACTTGCAGGCTTTGCGGCCAGTGTGGCCTTGGCCATTGGCGTAGTGAACTGGGCGAGTACACCTTCCTATGAGTCAGTCTACGGAGCCATGTCTCCGGCCGACAATGCGACGGCAATCAATGTTCTGCAAACCAACGGTATTAAATACCGGATGGAGCCAGGAACTGGGCTGCTGGAAGTGCCCTATGATGACGTGCTTCAAGCGCGAATGGCGCTGGCTAGCGAGGGGTTCCCGCGAAATGGCGGGGGTGTCGGTTTTGAGTCACTTTACGAAGAGCAGCAAATGGGGCTCTCAAGCTTTATGGAACAAGCGCGCTATCACCGAGCGGTTGAAGCGGAGTTGTCTCGTACTATTGCTGCGATGGATTCAGTGTCGGGCGCACGTGTCCATCTTGCTATCGCGAAGCAGTCCGCGTTTATGCGACGTGGCAACGAGCCGTCGGCGTCTGTCATGGTGAATTTATTGCCCGGTGTTCGGCTCAACGACCGCCAGCTTGCTGGAATCATTCACCTAGTGGCGTCGAGCATCCCAAATCTCGACTCTGATCGCGTGTCGGTAGTTGACCAAGGAGGTAAGCTACTCTCGAGCCAAGGCGAAGACACGGACTTTGGTTACACCTCCGAACAGTTCCGTTTGGCGCAGCAATTTGAAAACTCTCTTAGCGACCGTATTTTGGCTATTTTAGAGCCTATTCTGGGTCCCGGTGCGGTGCGCGCTCAAGTGACCGCTGACATGGATTTCACGCGCATCGAGAGCACCAACGAAATTTACGACCCGACCACCGTTTTGCGGTCGGAGCAAACCACACAGGACATTACTAATCGCGGAGCGGGCGGTCAAAACCCGGGCGATTTAGTTGCTCAGCCGCCTCAGCAACAGGCCGCTGCTGACCCAGCAGCACCGCAGGTTGCCCAAAATGTACCAGACCGCGAAAGCCTCAAAGAGACACGAAACTATGAGGTGAATAAAACGATTTCGCACACCCGGCGTGTCCCGGGAACCATTCAGAAGCTATCTGTTGCGGTGGTGGTTGATTACGTTCTTGACGAAAACGGTGAGCGCATAGCACTTGATCAAGCGCGCATCGACCAGATCACGGCGCTCGTAAGGGAGGCCATTGGGTTCTCGGTTGAGCGCGGAGACAGCGTTCAGGTCATTAACTCGCCCTTTGTCGCGCCGGCGCCACTCGAGCCTCTACCTGAGCTCGGACTTATGGAGCAGGCATGGGTGTGGGAGCTTGGGAGGGGTGTGCTCGCTGCGCTCGCAGTATTGGCGCTTATCTTTGCCGTGCTTCGCCCAATGGTTCGATACTCAACAAGCTACACGCCTCCTGCGCCCCCCGCGCCTTCGCGCCTCGAAAGTGCAATGGCGGACGCGACGACTGAGGGCGACACCTTGTCTTTGTCGAGCCCGGCAGATACTCCGGCTTCGATCCCTAAGCCCAACTATCATCAAAGTGTCGCGATGGCGCGCAATACAGCGGTAGAGCAACCCGTTAGGGCCGCCTATGTTGTTAAAAACTGGATAGCAGCAGATGGCTAATGAACTTAATTTAAAAGGCGCCGAGCGCGCAGCGATTTTCTTACTCGGTGTCGGTGAAGAGGCCGCAACTGAGATCATGCGTCACATGAGTGCGAAAGAAGTCCAGCAAGTGGGCGAGGCCATGGCCAGCATATCGAAACTCACTAATGCGCAGGTTGAGAGTGTGCTCGCGGATTTTCACGAAGATTCGGCCGAAATTAACCCGTTGGGACTCGAGGCGCCAGATTTCACGCGCCGAGTTATGACGTCTGCACTGGGGCAAGACAAGGCCCAAAATATACTCTCGCAGGTTTTAGAGAAACCGGATGAGCACAATGGCGTTGAGGCCCTCCAGTGGATGGCACCCAAGGCCATTGCTGAGGTATTGGAAGAGGAGCACCCTCAAATTGCGGCCACTGTTATGACTCAACTATACGACGAGCAGGCGGCGAAAGTATTGGAGTTACTCCCTGAAGAGATCCGCAAAGATGTCATTCTTCGAATAGCACGCATGGAAGAGTTGGATCCGCGAGCCATGGAAGAACTCGATCGTGTCCTAGAAAGTCAGCTGGGCAAGTTGCAACGAACACCGCCGAGAAAGGTGATGGGACCGGATAACCTCGCTGCCATCTTAAACGCTACCGACAGTCAGCTTGAGCAGGAAATGCTGGATGCGCTCACTTCGGTTGATGAAGGGTTAAGTGATGACGTTAAAGAAAAGATGTTCATATTTGACAGCCTTATGCAGCTCGACGACAAGGGCTTTCAGCGATTGGTTCGAGAAGTGGCGCAAGAAAACCTACTGACTGCCCTGAAAGGGGTCGATGATGTGCTGGCTGAGCGGTTTTTTAACAATATGTCTGAACGCGCGGCTGAGATTTTGCGTGAAGACATGGATGCGTCAGGGCCAGTGAAGCTGGCGGACGTTGAAGCGGCACAAAAAGAGATTGTTCGAACCGCGAAAAAGTTAGCCGATGACGGCGAGCTCATGATCGGTAAGGCGGCGCGAGATTATGTCTGAGTCAAACGTGCAGCGTTGGCAACCGCGTACTATAAGTGTTGTCTCTACGAGTAATAAAAGTCTCGAGGAGATTGCCGAGACAGCTAGGAAACAAGGCTACTCAGAGGGCTTTGCAAAAGGCCAGGCTGAGGCACAACGCAACGGCGAACAGGCAGCCGGAGAATTAGCAGCTTTATGGCGTTCAATGAAGAAGCCAATGGCTCATCAGGATAATGAAGTAAGCGAGCACTTACTTTCGCTTGTAATTTCGCTTGCTGGGGCGGTTGTAGAAAGAGAATTAACGACTGACGCTGAGTTTATAAAGTCGACGCTTGATGCGGCGCTTATGCATCTTTCCGAAAGCGAGGCGTCACTCACTGTGACGCTTAATCCTGCAGACAAGGCACTGCTTGAGAGCCTGCTCGAAGCGGAGGGTATCCACGCTGAACTCAAGGTGGATGCCGCTATGTTGCGCGGCGGGTGTCGAGTAGCCCGCGGGCATGCGCTAGTGGATGCCACCATTGAATCTCGGATTCGAGCTCTCATAGAGCAGATAACCGCCAACAGCTCGAGTACCGAGGCGTCTACTGAGACGGCGGCTGTGCTGGATGCTGACCGTATCCAATCAATCGCCGATCGGTTTAGTGGCAACCAAGATGGCTAGTCCTGAATCGTTCCAGTCAGCACAGTTTTCACGTGTTAACGCGAAGCTATCGGCAATCTCCAATTCGCTTTATGCGCCTGAGCCTCAAGTTATCGGCAAACTCACTCGGCTTTCAGGCATGCGACTTGAAGTGAGCGGTTTGCGCGCAAGGATTGGGGCGCGCTGTTGGATTGAAACAGGTCATCGGAAAGGCGTTGTGGCCGAAGTTGTTGGTTTTGAGAATGATGAGTTAATTCTAATGTGTGAAGGCGCTGCTGCGGGTTTAATACCTGGCGCGCGCGTAACCGTGCTAGGTGACAGTGAGTCAGTCATCGTTGGGGAGCAGTTATTGGGTCGCATAATCGACGGCTCGGGTAAGCCGCTGGATGGTTTGCCGGATATGTCGGGCGACTCCGTCCCACTGCGCGGTGACACCATAAGCCCCATGTCACGAAAGACGATCTCTGAGCCACTCGATGTTGGTGTTCGGGCAATCAACAGCCTACTCACCATTGGAAAGGGGCAGCGCGTCGGTCTATTCGCGGGCTCTGGTGTGGGTAAAAGTACCCTGCTGGGCATGATGACCAGGTTTACCGAAGCCGATGTGGTTGTTGTGGGTTTGGTGGGCGAGCGTGGGCGTGAAGTTAGAGAATTTGTCGAAGAGAGTCTTGGTCCAGAGGGGTTGGCGAGATCAGTAGTGGTTGCAACACCCGCTGACACGTCACCGCTGATGCGCGTGGCTGGCTGTTGGCGGGCCACGGCAATCGCCGAGCATTTTCGCGACCAGGGAAAAAATGTTTTATTACTTATGGATTCGCTTACCCGCTTTGCACAAGCTCAGCGAGAGATTGGGCTCGCCGCAGGTGAGCCGCCGGTATCGCGGGGTTACACCCCATCGGTCTTTTCTACGCTGCCTAATTTGATCGAACGGGCAGGTAACGTTGGCACAGGATCAATAACGGCGGTTTACACCGTTTTGGTTGAAGGCGATGACTTACAAGACCCGATTGCCGATGCTGCACGTGCTATTTTGGACGGTCACATCGTGCTTTCACGCACCATGGCGGAGGCAGGGACGTATCCAGCGATTGATATTGAAGCGTCCATTAGCCGGTCGATGTTGCAGATTACTCAAGCCGAGCAACAAGAGAATGCAAGGCTGCTTAAAGAAGCATTCGCAACCTATCGGGCGAATCAGGATCTTATCTCTGTCGGTGCATACCGCATGGGTACTGACCCGAAAATTGACCGCGCAATAGGTAGCCAAGACGCGATCAAGGACTTCGTCTCGCAGTCGCTCAGTGAGCGGGTGAGCTTTGATGAGGGGCTCGCCACACTATCGCAGGTTGCCAATGCGTCCTTGGTTACACAAGCCATAGAGCCTGCGGCGCACGGTATGAATCCGTCAGTCCCACAAATGCCGCAGACCAGGTAGTGTAATTTATGTCGCGCGATCAACTTGCTCTGGTACAAGACTTAGCCGAGCGTCAGGAAAAAGAAGCGGCAAACCGCTTGGGGAGTGCGCAGTCTCAGGTGGATGTTGCGCAGGGCCAGCTTAACCAGATGATGGACTATCGAAGCAGCTATTACCGACTCGCGACTGGGGCCGGTGGTGATGTTATTGACACCAGCCAACTCCAAACCGCCCGCCATTTTTTGTCGCAGCTCGATACGATTGTGGGCCGTCAGCAGAAAACAGTAGGGCAAGCTGAGCTAGTCCTTGACCAGCAGCGCACGGCGTGGATTGAGACTAAGCGGCGTCTCAATGCCATAAAAAATTTACGCGCGTCCAGAGACCAAGCTCGTTTCAGGAAAGATGAAAAAGTCATCCAGCGCTTGCTCGACGAGCTCCATGCTACGCAGACATTTTTTGCAGAGGCGCGGTAATCGCACCTCGGGGATCACAGATGAATACGATTATGGAAACCTTGATTACGGACATAAAAAAAGCGCCAGGTCAGCTCGATCAAAAGTCAGCAAAAGATGCCAGCGCTTCTGAATTTGCCGCAACATTAGATGAGGTGGTTGGACAAGACAGTACAAACCGCGAGACACCGTTTGCGCCAACACGGACAAGCCACCTTGCACAAACACCGAACTCGACAGGTATGGCGCCTCGGGCGGTCGAATCTGACAATGTGTTAGGTGGCAGTAACCACCCAGATTCCTCTCGAGAAGTCCAAGACACGCAGTCGTTGGAGGCCGAGGAGGCTGAATCCGAGTTATCCGAGTCACCTGATTCGACCGAAACATCGTCGGAAGTCGGAATTTCAGCTGAAGAGCGGGTGATGCTCTCTATGGTTGAAGTAGGTAACAAGCTTTCAGATTCTCAGGCCGTCACCTCGCTTCAGCCCTTGGCAATGGCGCAGCAACACAATGCAGAACTCTCTACCATTGTCTCGCGCGGGACCCTAGATGGCTCGTTTGAACGCTTGAACTTGAGCACAACAAATTTAACTGCGCTGACGTCAAACCCTGACAACCTCACGGGGCTCCTTTCTCCTGAGCAGCCTCAATCGGATCGGCCTTTGCAACCCATTGCACCGGCATTATCAGCGCTTTCGGGTACCGCTGAATCTACTGCTGGACGTGGAAATAGCCCAACGAGCACTTTGGAGCTATCTACCAAGGAACCGCAAAACTTTGCCTCAAGTATGGCAACGCACCTACGTGTCATTAAAAGTCAGGGCGGGGGCGAGGCTAAAGTCAATTTGCATCCTGCGGAGCTCGGTCGTATGAGTGTCTCTGTCATTACTGAGGGCAGCGAAACAAAAGTGGCGTTCACTGTGGAGACGCCGCAAGCTCGCCAAGCTATCGAAGCAAGTTTAACGAGACTGCGCGAAATGCTTGAGCAGGCTGGTTTATCGCTTTCAGATAGTGATGTTTCGGAGCAGAACCAGCACACACCTTCTGACAGCCGCAGCGGTGACGCACGATCTAAAGACACAGGGGCGGTTGAGACGGGCGATGCGTCCGATTCAGCTTTGACGCTATCGGTTACTCTTGATCCCAGCCGCTTGGTGGATCTTTTCGCATAGCCTTCATTTGCTCCGCACAGCACTGTTCCAGCCGTAAACGTTTTATTGACGTGGCATCTTTGGTTAATCTGACCCTCAATGAGGCCGTCAAGGTTTTGACTGCCTTAATATATTAAATTTAAGTTATTAATTTTAAAGCATATTTTTGCTTTGGTCTGATGGTTGCAGAGCCTCACGGCCGGTGCGACGACGTGCTCACCGATTAAGGATTTTTGTTGTGAATGACGAAGTGGCAGTTGAAAACGAAAAGTCAGGAAGTTCGGTTACCAAGTTGGCCTTGGTCGCCGTGCTTTGCTTATTAGTAGGCTTTGGTGCCGGCGCATTTACGGGGCAGCCGGTTCTGGCCGCCTTGGGTTTGGTCGCTGGCGGTGATGCGGGGCTGGGCGATGCCGACCTTGATGGCGACGCTGCCTCGCCTGCGCCACTTTTTGAGCCGATGGCGGGTGTTTTTGATCCAGATAAAAAGCGTTTCTACGCTGAGGTCGGAGAACTGCTAATTGCAATGCAATATCGCGGCGCAACCCGGCATCTGCAGCTCACCGTGCAATTAGTGGGTCACGAAGAGAAGTACATGAAGTCGGTGGAGAATGATGTTCCGGCGATTCGAAACGGGCTGCTGATCTTTTTCAATCAGCAAGAATTTGAAGTGGTTAACACCTACGAAGGTCGGGAAGCATTGCGACGTAAAACTTTGCAACGTGTTAACGAAATTATTGGTGCCTCGGGAGAAAAACGAGTCGCCGATGTCTATTTCACAGCGTACATCACGCAATAGGGGATGGAGTGGTTGAAGAGTCCGACAACGAACCGGTACTAACGGATGAGGAGATCGAGGCACTTGTCGAGCACGCTCAAGAAGGCGGTTTCGATGATGGCGAGTTCCGCATTCATGATTTTAGTGCTGGCGAGTCACTCACACTCTCAAAGTGGAGTGAGCTTGAGGGGCTTCACCGCAACCATGCCGAAGCCTTAGGAAAAGCCTTATCTAGCGCCTTCGATCTTGAGATCGGCGTTGAGCCGCGCCCTTCTTCTTACGCGGTTGCGAGAGACTTGCTTATCGGGTTTCCACAACGGATGTGCCTTGTAAGCACACAAATTGGGCCGTTCGAAGCGGAGAGTCACCTTTTAATATCGGGTGAAACACTCTCGTTTTTGGTCAATCAATATTTTGGTGGTGGCTCTGTTACGCCACCTAAGCTCACCGCCAAGGTAACACCTTCTGAGCAGCGCATCGGTGAGAGAGTGGCGCGCGACTATCTGCGCACCATGTCTGAGATTTGGGTCGACCGTTTGGCGTTGCAAATGTCGGACCTTTATATCGATGTCACGCCCGACCGTTTTGCTCTGATACCGGAAGATGAGGGCTTCGCCGTTTTTGACTTTGAACTGAGTATTGGAGACGGACACCAAAGTCTGGTTCAGCTGCTTATTCCATTCGACAGCTTAGAGACACAGAGCAGCGCTTTGGTGCCGACCAAGAAAGCGGTACCGGAAGATCCAGCTGCAGCGACGTGGGAACCACAACTCCGTTCGACCATTACAGATGTCAGTGTCGAACTATCCGGTTCTATCGATGCCATCGAAACAACCATTAAGAGCCTGCTTGCCATGAAGGTAGGTGTGACGATTCCTATTCAAGAGCCAGATGCTATGGCGCTGTTGCTCAACGGCCGTGCTGTTGCCCACGGGCGCTACGGTGCACATGAAGGACTAAAAGCAATGCAATTTACCCATTTTAAGGAGCGTGAATCATGAGTGACGATGACGCAATAACAGCCGTGCCAAATGAGCTGACCGATGCGCCAACAGGTGCGGCCGGTGATATTGATCTCGATATGTTGATGGATGTGCCGGTGACAATGACCGTAGAGGTGGGGCGTAAAAGCCTAACCATTAAAGAGTTGCTGTCGCTAACGCCAGGCAGCGTGGTCTCTTTCGATCGCAGCGTGACTGAGCCAATGGATATTATGATCAATGGCACATTGGTTGCACGCGGTGAGGTTGTCTCAGCTGACGGTAAATTTGGGTTGCGCCTCGTTGATGTAGTCAGTCCAAAAGAGCGACTGGAGCAACTGGGCTAGTCATGCGCTTCGCTGCTTTCTTAACAACATTATTCTCGCTGCCCGCGATGGCAGAGGATGCCGCCCCCGTGGTGTCGCCGAGTACTTTGTTTACCGGCGATTACCTCTTGCAGGTAGTCGGCTCGTTCGTAGTGGTTATTTTACTGCTCGTGGTCGTGTTGGTAATGCTCAAGCGCTTCAATGGTGTGAGTGCTTCAATCGGTGGTGATCTTCGCGTCATTTCCAGTGTGGGTGTGGGTCAGCGAGAGCGTGCTGTTTTACTGCAGGTGGGCGAGCAACAGATTTTATTAGGCGTCGGACC
The Candidatus Paraluminiphilus aquimaris genome window above contains:
- a CDS encoding flagellar basal body-associated FliL family protein gives rise to the protein MNDEVAVENEKSGSSVTKLALVAVLCLLVGFGAGAFTGQPVLAALGLVAGGDAGLGDADLDGDAASPAPLFEPMAGVFDPDKKRFYAEVGELLIAMQYRGATRHLQLTVQLVGHEEKYMKSVENDVPAIRNGLLIFFNQQEFEVVNTYEGREALRRKTLQRVNEIIGASGEKRVADVYFTAYITQ
- a CDS encoding sigma-54 interaction domain-containing protein, which translates into the protein MTVTAKNTTAQRHLKHLERRLVGVSDAVSQVRSLVAKVAPTEATVLLQGESGTGKEVIARLVHDCSERADGPFIPVNCGAIPGELLESELFGHEKGAFTGAVASRKGRFELAEGGTLFLDEIGDMPYEMQVKLLRVLQERTFERVGGGKTIKCNVRVVAATHQNLEQHVEEGKFRMDLYYRLNVFPLDVPALRERTADIDGLAQRFIDSFSAQGRGAIRLEDDALAHLRLYAWPGNVRELGNLIERLIILNTDEMVFAADLPVKYQSTELAVAERPENLEPLHDQWLDNEPEDLTALFAPPPTVPVAPPTPVHIEEPINLKEHMADTERSLIISALEQTGWVNAHAAKLLTLQRTTLVEKMRKYNIKQESDSSEFRRAASE
- a CDS encoding FliH/SctL family protein, which encodes MSESNVQRWQPRTISVVSTSNKSLEEIAETARKQGYSEGFAKGQAEAQRNGEQAAGELAALWRSMKKPMAHQDNEVSEHLLSLVISLAGAVVERELTTDAEFIKSTLDAALMHLSESEASLTVTLNPADKALLESLLEAEGIHAELKVDAAMLRGGCRVARGHALVDATIESRIRALIEQITANSSSTEASTETAAVLDADRIQSIADRFSGNQDG
- the fliO gene encoding flagellar biosynthetic protein FliO, which encodes MRFAAFLTTLFSLPAMAEDAAPVVSPSTLFTGDYLLQVVGSFVVVILLLVVVLVMLKRFNGVSASIGGDLRVISSVGVGQRERAVLLQVGEQQILLGVGPGNVRRLHVFDEPAVTSAASASPSFSDVWKVATRKTGADQ
- a CDS encoding FliI/YscN family ATPase, whose protein sequence is MASPESFQSAQFSRVNAKLSAISNSLYAPEPQVIGKLTRLSGMRLEVSGLRARIGARCWIETGHRKGVVAEVVGFENDELILMCEGAAAGLIPGARVTVLGDSESVIVGEQLLGRIIDGSGKPLDGLPDMSGDSVPLRGDTISPMSRKTISEPLDVGVRAINSLLTIGKGQRVGLFAGSGVGKSTLLGMMTRFTEADVVVVGLVGERGREVREFVEESLGPEGLARSVVVATPADTSPLMRVAGCWRATAIAEHFRDQGKNVLLLMDSLTRFAQAQREIGLAAGEPPVSRGYTPSVFSTLPNLIERAGNVGTGSITAVYTVLVEGDDLQDPIADAARAILDGHIVLSRTMAEAGTYPAIDIEASISRSMLQITQAEQQENARLLKEAFATYRANQDLISVGAYRMGTDPKIDRAIGSQDAIKDFVSQSLSERVSFDEGLATLSQVANASLVTQAIEPAAHGMNPSVPQMPQTR
- the fliJ gene encoding flagellar export protein FliJ codes for the protein MSRDQLALVQDLAERQEKEAANRLGSAQSQVDVAQGQLNQMMDYRSSYYRLATGAGGDVIDTSQLQTARHFLSQLDTIVGRQQKTVGQAELVLDQQRTAWIETKRRLNAIKNLRASRDQARFRKDEKVIQRLLDELHATQTFFAEAR
- a CDS encoding FliM/FliN family flagellar motor switch protein, yielding MVEESDNEPVLTDEEIEALVEHAQEGGFDDGEFRIHDFSAGESLTLSKWSELEGLHRNHAEALGKALSSAFDLEIGVEPRPSSYAVARDLLIGFPQRMCLVSTQIGPFEAESHLLISGETLSFLVNQYFGGGSVTPPKLTAKVTPSEQRIGERVARDYLRTMSEIWVDRLALQMSDLYIDVTPDRFALIPEDEGFAVFDFELSIGDGHQSLVQLLIPFDSLETQSSALVPTKKAVPEDPAAATWEPQLRSTITDVSVELSGSIDAIETTIKSLLAMKVGVTIPIQEPDAMALLLNGRAVAHGRYGAHEGLKAMQFTHFKERES
- the fliE gene encoding flagellar hook-basal body complex protein FliE, producing MSDVAINQVLAQMRSMQTLAQGQSIGSELRATEAVSSSQFSNLMTQSIADVNTSMQESKAVTAAFESGDPSVSLAEVMITAQKASLQFTGMTEVRNKLLTAYQEVMNMPV
- the fliG gene encoding flagellar motor switch protein FliG yields the protein MANELNLKGAERAAIFLLGVGEEAATEIMRHMSAKEVQQVGEAMASISKLTNAQVESVLADFHEDSAEINPLGLEAPDFTRRVMTSALGQDKAQNILSQVLEKPDEHNGVEALQWMAPKAIAEVLEEEHPQIAATVMTQLYDEQAAKVLELLPEEIRKDVILRIARMEELDPRAMEELDRVLESQLGKLQRTPPRKVMGPDNLAAILNATDSQLEQEMLDALTSVDEGLSDDVKEKMFIFDSLMQLDDKGFQRLVREVAQENLLTALKGVDDVLAERFFNNMSERAAEILREDMDASGPVKLADVEAAQKEIVRTAKKLADDGELMIGKAARDYV
- the fliN gene encoding flagellar motor switch protein FliN → MSDDDAITAVPNELTDAPTGAAGDIDLDMLMDVPVTMTVEVGRKSLTIKELLSLTPGSVVSFDRSVTEPMDIMINGTLVARGEVVSADGKFGLRLVDVVSPKERLEQLG
- a CDS encoding flagellar hook-length control protein FliK; translation: MNTIMETLITDIKKAPGQLDQKSAKDASASEFAATLDEVVGQDSTNRETPFAPTRTSHLAQTPNSTGMAPRAVESDNVLGGSNHPDSSREVQDTQSLEAEEAESELSESPDSTETSSEVGISAEERVMLSMVEVGNKLSDSQAVTSLQPLAMAQQHNAELSTIVSRGTLDGSFERLNLSTTNLTALTSNPDNLTGLLSPEQPQSDRPLQPIAPALSALSGTAESTAGRGNSPTSTLELSTKEPQNFASSMATHLRVIKSQGGGEAKVNLHPAELGRMSVSVITEGSETKVAFTVETPQARQAIEASLTRLREMLEQAGLSLSDSDVSEQNQHTPSDSRSGDARSKDTGAVETGDASDSALTLSVTLDPSRLVDLFA
- the fliF gene encoding flagellar basal-body MS-ring/collar protein FliF is translated as MADNPVLDRLSGFAAQPATRQLSLLAGFAASVALAIGVVNWASTPSYESVYGAMSPADNATAINVLQTNGIKYRMEPGTGLLEVPYDDVLQARMALASEGFPRNGGGVGFESLYEEQQMGLSSFMEQARYHRAVEAELSRTIAAMDSVSGARVHLAIAKQSAFMRRGNEPSASVMVNLLPGVRLNDRQLAGIIHLVASSIPNLDSDRVSVVDQGGKLLSSQGEDTDFGYTSEQFRLAQQFENSLSDRILAILEPILGPGAVRAQVTADMDFTRIESTNEIYDPTTVLRSEQTTQDITNRGAGGQNPGDLVAQPPQQQAAADPAAPQVAQNVPDRESLKETRNYEVNKTISHTRRVPGTIQKLSVAVVVDYVLDENGERIALDQARIDQITALVREAIGFSVERGDSVQVINSPFVAPAPLEPLPELGLMEQAWVWELGRGVLAALAVLALIFAVLRPMVRYSTSYTPPAPPAPSRLESAMADATTEGDTLSLSSPADTPASIPKPNYHQSVAMARNTAVEQPVRAAYVVKNWIAADG